The DNA sequence AAATGTTCTCTCCACACCCTTTTTTGTGAAGAGCAAAGGATTTGCAGAACCTTTTCACTAAGCTCGCCGAAATGTCACACTGGTATAAGAGAAGCACCTGCTCTCACTGGGCTCTGAAGGGacaagagagagggagggggcacTGTATCAGGGTTGAACAGCTGCTTAATTTCCTGTGAGATGGTCGGGTTGGCAAGACGGAGATGCTGAGATGCTGAGCCTCAGTAAGTAAATACCAGGTCAGAAATGCTGGGCACGAGCAAGTCCCCGGAAATCATCTCGTTCACCTCCGGCGTGCAGTAGTCTGGGAAGTCAAAGTGTGATCCTGAGTTTGCATGGAAGGCGTCGAAGTCCTTGTCCAGGGAAGAGCAGTCCATGGGCAGGCTGTCGAAGCTGGCGTTGGAGATGATGTGCAGTATCTCCTCGTCTAGCTCCTCGTCggaggaggaggacgaggaggacACGAGGGACGAGGAGCTGGTGGAGGTGGGTGTAGAGGACCTGCCGCCCACAGGTGCTCTGTGATCAGCCAACTTGGGCTCGCGGGGGGCCCGACAGACGTCCTCTGTCGCCGTGACGTCTGGCAGGGCGATGAGGCAGGAAGGCTGAGAAACGGGAGCCTCGCTTTTGATCTGAGCAGCCACTGGCCTGTCCGCTGCATGCCCCTGAGGTTCCTGCTGGTGATAGGAGCTGAGGACAGGCTTTGGTGCCTCTTGATCATCCTTCTGACCTGCTGGGCTCAAGAGCTTTACATCCATGGCATCGTCTTCACTTTCGCCCCTGTCATAGCTGTTGTGTTTATTGCCAGTAAGGTTCACTTTGTGTTTGGAAGCAGAGGTTTTGATTTTGAGCACCTTGCTGGTGGTTGTGCGGCTGGGGTAAGACTTGTTCTTGGGGGAGACCTTTTCTCCAGCTTTGAT is a window from the Lepisosteus oculatus isolate fLepOcu1 chromosome 16, fLepOcu1.hap2, whole genome shotgun sequence genome containing:
- the sox12 gene encoding transcription factor SOX-12, which encodes MVQQRGHKHSMTMGSGSTQDAFAGLGPEEGDEVFGCVPSSKDPNWCKTPTGHIKRPMNAFMVWSQIERRKIMEQWPDMHNAEISKRLGKRWKLLPDYEKIPFIKEAERLRLKHMADYPDYKYRPRKKSKSSGSIKAGEKVSPKNKSYPSRTTTSKVLKIKTSASKHKVNLTGNKHNSYDRGESEDDAMDVKLLSPAGQKDDQEAPKPVLSSYHQQEPQGHAADRPVAAQIKSEAPVSQPSCLIALPDVTATEDVCRAPREPKLADHRAPVGGRSSTPTSTSSSSLVSSSSSSSDEELDEEILHIISNASFDSLPMDCSSLDKDFDAFHANSGSHFDFPDYCTPEVNEMISGDLLVPSISDLVFTY